One genomic region from Pyrinomonadaceae bacterium encodes:
- a CDS encoding peptidoglycan DD-metalloendopeptidase family protein has product MKWAQRQRTKTLLLALVFLATLGIVLSWLSRRQAHRNVLTVSPSPVAEPSPFTISPPITSVSPSAEVSPAPIPTANNSNAQSSPAPIVQPSGLIIPVAGVSSAQLLDTFTAARGDGRVHDAIDIAAAKGTPVLAVAAGKILRLFQSKAGGTTIYQLSDDQKFIYYYAHLERYADGLYEGGFVIQGQTIAYVGDTGNAGAGNYHLHFSIAMTSDPKRWWDGVNINPYPLLRR; this is encoded by the coding sequence ATGAAATGGGCACAAAGGCAACGCACGAAAACTCTTCTGCTCGCGCTGGTGTTCCTCGCGACACTTGGCATCGTTCTGAGTTGGCTTAGCCGCAGACAAGCTCACCGAAACGTTCTCACCGTTAGTCCTTCGCCAGTTGCTGAGCCATCACCGTTCACGATTTCGCCCCCGATAACTTCCGTGAGTCCATCTGCCGAAGTATCTCCCGCGCCTATACCCACAGCGAATAACAGCAACGCTCAATCCAGTCCGGCTCCCATTGTTCAACCGTCGGGTTTAATCATTCCGGTCGCCGGCGTAAGCAGTGCTCAACTGCTCGATACATTTACCGCGGCACGCGGAGACGGACGTGTGCACGACGCCATCGACATTGCAGCTGCGAAAGGGACACCGGTACTGGCGGTTGCGGCGGGCAAAATCCTGAGACTGTTTCAAAGCAAAGCCGGCGGGACGACCATCTACCAGCTAAGTGACGACCAAAAGTTCATTTACTATTACGCCCACCTGGAACGTTATGCCGACGGTTTGTATGAAGGCGGCTTCGTAATTCAGGGTCAAACGATCGCTTACGTTGGCGATACGGGGAACGCCGGGGCCGGGAACTATCACCTGCACTTCTCCATCGCGATGACCTCCGATCCAAAGCGCTGGTGGGACGGCGTCAACATCAATCCTTATCCACTGCTGCGACGTTAG
- a CDS encoding L,D-transpeptidase family protein yields the protein MRLFIHIAILSALVLTAGCTPQPDSKIQTNSAGSPSPLSSPSPLNTDSANVKPITLPVLDAFFADNSFAETLKTRLKLNDEEVTRLKELARAETAKLDEAELEKREGSVRAHADAQEKIKAVIGEEKSGQLAALVNELWRGEDASDKTAGSGTAKVNEVPTDTRVIVNAPAYRMDVFDGGRLVKSYKIAIGYPEFPLPTGHRKARTIIFNPTWTPPDEPWVAKMKNVSAGKTVEAGSRLNPLGPIKIPIGGPSLIHGGKSPAKLGKFGSHGCVGLTTPQIREFSKQLAGLGGNMLTDAELNTFARAKTETKEVKLKESIPVELRYETITVEDGSLHVYRDVYDQNTNTEEGLRAVLEAYGVKLEDLTADERTQVVEALAKMSGNSTASTTAPSPSPSVAKTEKGTRAVAKPAKQTRSQNQNEIVIAIAALKGKGYPAPVGL from the coding sequence ATGAGACTTTTTATTCATATCGCGATTCTAAGTGCGCTCGTGCTGACGGCCGGGTGTACTCCGCAACCTGATTCGAAAATTCAGACGAACAGCGCCGGCTCACCTTCACCGTTGTCTTCGCCCTCGCCACTGAACACAGATTCTGCCAATGTGAAACCAATCACGCTGCCCGTGCTTGATGCTTTTTTCGCCGACAACTCGTTCGCCGAAACACTGAAAACCCGTCTGAAGCTAAACGACGAGGAAGTCACCAGGTTGAAGGAACTGGCTCGCGCTGAGACCGCTAAACTGGACGAGGCAGAGTTGGAAAAGCGAGAGGGAAGCGTGCGCGCTCACGCGGACGCGCAAGAGAAGATCAAGGCAGTGATCGGCGAGGAAAAGTCCGGACAACTTGCGGCCCTGGTTAATGAACTCTGGCGCGGTGAAGACGCGTCCGACAAAACGGCAGGAAGCGGCACCGCGAAGGTGAATGAAGTCCCCACCGACACGCGAGTGATCGTGAACGCTCCGGCATATCGGATGGATGTGTTTGACGGTGGGCGGCTGGTGAAGTCTTACAAAATCGCGATCGGCTATCCCGAATTTCCTTTGCCGACCGGTCACCGAAAAGCCCGCACGATTATTTTCAATCCGACTTGGACGCCGCCCGACGAGCCCTGGGTAGCGAAGATGAAAAATGTCAGCGCTGGAAAAACGGTCGAGGCCGGTAGTCGTTTGAATCCGCTGGGCCCGATCAAGATTCCCATCGGCGGACCGTCGCTCATTCACGGCGGAAAGTCTCCGGCCAAACTCGGCAAGTTTGGCTCGCATGGTTGTGTCGGCCTGACGACGCCGCAGATACGTGAATTTTCAAAGCAACTGGCGGGACTGGGCGGCAACATGCTGACTGACGCGGAACTGAATACATTTGCGCGCGCTAAAACGGAAACGAAGGAAGTGAAACTCAAGGAATCTATTCCGGTTGAACTGCGGTATGAAACGATTACGGTCGAGGACGGCAGCCTGCACGTCTATCGCGACGTGTACGACCAAAACACCAACACCGAGGAAGGCCTGCGCGCGGTGCTGGAAGCATACGGAGTAAAGCTGGAAGACCTTACCGCCGATGAGCGCACGCAGGTGGTAGAAGCGCTCGCAAAGATGTCCGGCAATTCCACTGCTTCGACCACGGCGCCATCACCGAGTCCTTCGGTTGCAAAAACAGAGAAGGGAACACGCGCCGTCGCGAAGCCCGCGAAACAGACGCGCTCGCAAAATCAAAACGAGATCGTCATCGCGATCGCCGCGCTTAAGGGCAAAGGCTATCCGGCGCCTGTCGGGCTGTGA
- a CDS encoding S8 family peptidase, with protein sequence MSKSKQFLVAMLVVAFFAGITISTQSSSAQPDLVQGLSKLLKVENAVADQYIVVLHDSAAGPRGEHSLAPTLAALLTGIYGGEVNHIYRHSLQGFSVRMPEAAARLLSLDPRVAYVEEDSLVTLSATQFNPTWGLDRIDQRNRPLSASYTYSATGAGVKAYVIDTGIRATHQDLAGRVLAGINTVDATPSTEDCNGHGTHVSGTIGGSTYGVAKGVTLVAVRVFGCGNSTSTSAIIAGVDWVTGNHQAGQPAVANMSLGGSANAALDTAVRNMINDGVSTSIAAGNGNALGFPVNSCNQSPGRVAEGITVGASDINDAKASFSNNGTCVDLHAPGVDITSAWGTGDTATNTISGTSMATPHVVGVTAQYLQLNPGATPAQVQTAIKNLSTKGVVTGTGGGLLGGGSTPNNHLLFTNF encoded by the coding sequence ATGTCGAAGTCCAAGCAATTCCTCGTTGCCATGCTTGTTGTTGCCTTCTTCGCCGGGATTACCATTTCGACCCAGTCATCCAGTGCGCAGCCGGATCTGGTTCAGGGTCTAAGCAAACTGCTCAAGGTCGAAAATGCGGTGGCTGACCAATACATCGTAGTGCTACATGATTCGGCGGCGGGGCCGAGAGGTGAACACTCGCTAGCGCCGACACTTGCCGCCCTCCTGACGGGAATTTACGGAGGAGAGGTAAATCACATTTACCGCCACTCGCTCCAGGGTTTTTCAGTGCGGATGCCGGAAGCGGCAGCGCGCCTGTTAAGTCTGGATCCGCGGGTCGCCTACGTCGAGGAAGACAGCCTCGTGACGCTCTCAGCGACGCAATTCAATCCGACCTGGGGACTGGATCGGATTGACCAGCGCAATCGGCCGCTGTCGGCTTCATATACTTACAGCGCGACCGGAGCCGGCGTTAAGGCTTATGTCATTGATACCGGCATACGCGCCACTCATCAGGATCTCGCTGGACGCGTGCTCGCGGGCATCAACACCGTTGACGCGACGCCCAGCACTGAGGACTGCAACGGACACGGCACGCACGTCTCGGGAACGATCGGTGGTTCGACTTACGGCGTTGCCAAGGGCGTCACGTTGGTCGCGGTGCGTGTCTTTGGTTGCGGCAACTCGACTTCTACGTCGGCGATCATCGCGGGTGTGGACTGGGTTACTGGAAATCATCAAGCCGGACAGCCTGCGGTAGCCAACATGAGTCTGGGCGGCAGCGCGAACGCTGCGCTCGACACCGCGGTGCGCAATATGATCAACGACGGTGTCTCCACTTCGATCGCGGCCGGCAACGGGAATGCTTTGGGCTTCCCGGTAAATTCCTGCAACCAATCGCCGGGGCGTGTTGCCGAAGGCATTACGGTCGGGGCTTCGGACATTAACGATGCGAAGGCCTCGTTTTCCAACAATGGGACCTGCGTTGACCTGCATGCGCCGGGCGTGGATATCACTTCGGCGTGGGGCACAGGCGACACGGCCACCAACACCATCAGCGGCACTTCGATGGCGACTCCGCACGTGGTGGGCGTGACCGCGCAATATCTGCAACTCAACCCGGGGGCTACTCCGGCTCAGGTGCAGACCGCGATCAAGAACCTCTCTACTAAGGGAGTGGTGACTGGCACCGGCGGAGGTCTGTTAGGAGGAGGCTCCACGCCTAACAATCATTTGCTGTTTACGAATTTCTGA
- a CDS encoding amidohydrolase family protein → MKSQLLRILAFIILATVARAQTPPAADHHQHIFSPPLVKLLMPGAPESQTLAAADVIALLDKAGIQRALLLSVAYTWGNPSRTIEDEYTKVRAENDWNSAQAALYPKRLRVFCSFNPLEDYALAELERCAKDPNLKRGLKLHFGNSDVQLENPAHVEQVGRVFRAANKHRMTIVVHLRASISKQRPYGAVQARVFLEQLLPLVRNVDVQVAHLAGTGPGYNDPRADEAMAELAAAVERRDPRARRLWFDVASCVDLNISPANAALVAKRIRQVGAKRILFGSDAAAGGNLHPRESWASFRRLPLTEAEFNQIAKNVAPYLR, encoded by the coding sequence ATGAAATCTCAGCTTTTGCGGATCCTCGCCTTCATCATTCTGGCGACAGTCGCGCGCGCTCAAACTCCTCCGGCCGCAGACCATCACCAACACATCTTCAGTCCGCCATTAGTTAAGCTGCTCATGCCCGGCGCGCCCGAGTCGCAAACCCTCGCGGCGGCGGACGTGATTGCGCTGCTGGACAAGGCCGGCATTCAGCGCGCTCTTTTGCTTTCGGTTGCTTACACCTGGGGGAATCCGTCGCGCACCATCGAAGACGAATACACCAAAGTCCGTGCTGAGAACGACTGGAACAGCGCGCAGGCGGCGCTCTATCCGAAACGCCTGCGCGTTTTCTGCAGCTTCAATCCGCTCGAGGACTATGCGCTCGCCGAACTCGAACGGTGCGCGAAAGATCCAAATCTCAAGCGCGGTCTCAAGCTGCATTTCGGTAACTCAGATGTACAGCTCGAGAATCCGGCGCACGTCGAGCAGGTAGGCCGAGTCTTCCGCGCAGCCAATAAGCATCGCATGACAATCGTGGTGCACCTGCGCGCATCCATCTCGAAACAGCGGCCGTATGGCGCTGTTCAGGCGCGTGTGTTTCTGGAACAACTGCTGCCGCTGGTTCGGAACGTTGATGTGCAAGTGGCGCATCTGGCGGGGACTGGACCGGGCTACAATGATCCGCGGGCGGATGAAGCGATGGCTGAACTCGCCGCCGCAGTCGAGCGGCGCGATCCGCGTGCGCGTCGCCTATGGTTTGATGTGGCGTCGTGTGTGGATCTGAATATTTCGCCGGCCAACGCTGCCCTCGTGGCTAAGCGAATTCGCCAGGTGGGAGCGAAACGAATCTTGTTTGGTTCGGATGCTGCGGCTGGAGGCAATCTCCATCCGCGCGAGAGCTGGGCCTCGTTCCGCCGCTTGCCGCTTACCGAAGCCGAGTTCAATCAGATCGCCAAGAACGTCGCGCCCTATTTGCGTTGA
- a CDS encoding LLM class flavin-dependent oxidoreductase → MPRVIPFSILDLVPVILGETPREALPKSLDLAQHAERFGYTRYWVAEHHNMTAIASAATSVVIGYLAGGTKTIRVGSGGVMLPNHSPLVIAEQFGTLESIYPGRIDLGLGRAPGTDQRTLHALRRDPRRADDFPHDVLELQALLGPVKPGQAVRAVPGAGTEVPIWILGSSLFGAELAATLGLPYAFASHFAPGALFEALDIYRRTFHPSKQLDGPYAMVGVNVVAAETDEEAQRLFTTVQQSFTNLVRGTGGKLQAPIDNIEEYWTPAEKRAASRMLEHSIVGSRETVRRGLESFVELTNADELMVVTSLYDHAARVRSYEIVGEIRSLSH, encoded by the coding sequence ATGCCCCGCGTGATTCCCTTTTCCATACTCGATCTAGTTCCGGTAATACTCGGTGAGACGCCCCGCGAGGCGCTGCCGAAGAGTCTCGACCTGGCTCAACACGCCGAAAGGTTTGGTTACACGCGGTACTGGGTTGCTGAACACCACAACATGACCGCGATTGCCAGTGCGGCGACCTCTGTGGTGATTGGTTACCTCGCGGGCGGCACCAAAACTATTCGCGTAGGATCCGGTGGGGTGATGCTGCCTAATCATTCGCCGCTGGTAATCGCCGAGCAGTTTGGCACGCTCGAATCGATCTATCCGGGACGCATTGATCTCGGTCTGGGCCGCGCGCCGGGAACTGATCAACGAACACTTCACGCGTTACGCCGCGATCCGAGACGCGCCGATGATTTTCCGCACGACGTTTTGGAGTTGCAGGCGTTACTCGGGCCGGTGAAGCCCGGCCAGGCGGTGCGCGCGGTTCCCGGCGCCGGCACAGAGGTCCCCATCTGGATCCTCGGATCAAGTTTGTTCGGCGCAGAGCTCGCCGCAACCCTCGGACTGCCTTACGCCTTTGCTTCACACTTCGCGCCTGGCGCGCTGTTTGAAGCTCTCGATATTTATCGCCGAACGTTCCATCCTTCGAAACAGCTTGATGGTCCCTATGCAATGGTGGGGGTGAATGTCGTGGCGGCGGAAACGGATGAAGAGGCGCAACGTCTGTTCACCACGGTGCAGCAGTCATTCACAAACCTGGTGCGTGGCACCGGCGGGAAGTTGCAGGCTCCCATCGACAACATCGAAGAGTATTGGACGCCGGCGGAAAAGCGCGCGGCTTCGCGCATGCTGGAACACTCGATCGTCGGTTCGAGGGAGACGGTGCGCAGAGGGCTGGAAAGCTTTGTTGAGCTGACTAATGCCGACGAGTTAATGGTGGTCACGAGCCTCTATGATCATGCGGCGCGTGTCAGGTCGTATGAGATCGTCGGGGAGATTCGTTCATTGAGCCATTGA
- a CDS encoding histidine phosphatase family protein: MTLTIQLLRHGQTALSRDDVFCGSGLDPELTREGLEMAQAFAAAYRTKPWRAIYSSSLRRGITTAQPLCDELGLGMQVRADLNEISYGKWEGSSKADVDNQYHDDYISWLADPAWHAPTGGESAIAVARRGLGVIDEIKREFDDGNVLIVSHKATIRIILCSLLGIDVGRFRYRLGCPVGSVSVVEFSTSGPLLHTLADRSHLSEAMRSLPGT, from the coding sequence ATGACTCTGACCATCCAGCTGCTGCGTCACGGACAGACAGCGCTCAGTCGCGATGACGTGTTCTGCGGATCCGGGCTTGATCCGGAGTTGACCCGTGAAGGATTGGAGATGGCCCAGGCTTTTGCCGCGGCCTATCGCACAAAACCATGGCGCGCGATTTACTCCAGCAGTCTGCGACGAGGCATCACTACCGCGCAGCCTCTATGCGATGAGTTGGGACTTGGAATGCAGGTGCGTGCTGACTTGAACGAAATCAGCTACGGCAAGTGGGAAGGATCGAGCAAGGCGGACGTCGACAATCAGTATCACGATGATTACATCAGTTGGCTCGCAGATCCGGCCTGGCACGCACCGACTGGAGGCGAGTCGGCAATTGCCGTGGCCCGCCGCGGTTTAGGAGTAATCGATGAAATCAAGCGGGAGTTTGATGACGGCAACGTCCTGATTGTGTCTCACAAAGCCACGATCAGAATCATTCTTTGCAGCTTGCTCGGGATCGATGTCGGCCGCTTTCGTTACCGGCTCGGCTGTCCGGTGGGTTCAGTTAGTGTGGTGGAGTTTTCTACATCCGGGCCCCTGTTGCACACGCTCGCTGATCGTAGTCATTTGAGCGAGGCAATGCGATCCTTGCCGGGAACGTAG
- a CDS encoding alpha/beta hydrolase, which translates to MRKLLITVTGLSLVAFGLLSVAAGQDAKKPARLELTPCQVTGVTEKVLCGTYQVFEDRAARKGRQITLKVVVFPATGPAREPDPFVYIPGGPGSSATEDAPGIAQVFAPIRARRDMVFIDQRGTGGSHPLDCKLFDPANPQSYLGYFFPLEDVRKCRQELEPKANLKLYTTPIAMDDLDEVRAALGYERLNLFGGSYGTRAALVYLKRHPKSVRTVTLQGVAPTNQFMPRDFALVNERALQGIIAECGGDDACNKAFPNLREETKAVLERLLKGPIEVAIGLPNSATAKVSLSRDLAAEAIRYMLYQPRAASRVPLVIHLAAQGNFAPLAEAALMYRQQIVATGSNGLYLSITCAEDLPWIKPGEGERLSANTFLGDYRLRQQREACALWPRATISKDYSEPTKGDAPVLILTGEWDPVTPPAHGDAVAKHLSNSLHLVVPHGAHGLGGLQGSDCIVGVMAAFVERGTTKNLDTSCVKNVKRNGFALTLPPRR; encoded by the coding sequence ATGCGAAAACTATTGATCACAGTCACGGGTCTGTCGCTTGTCGCTTTCGGCTTGCTAAGCGTCGCGGCGGGACAAGATGCAAAAAAGCCGGCACGGCTTGAACTGACGCCCTGTCAGGTTACGGGAGTTACTGAGAAAGTTCTCTGCGGGACTTACCAGGTATTCGAAGACCGCGCGGCGCGCAAAGGACGGCAGATCACCCTCAAGGTGGTCGTATTTCCGGCTACGGGACCGGCGCGTGAACCTGATCCCTTCGTCTATATTCCCGGAGGCCCTGGTTCTTCCGCGACCGAAGATGCTCCCGGCATCGCCCAGGTGTTCGCCCCCATCCGCGCCCGTCGCGATATGGTTTTTATCGATCAGCGTGGCACCGGCGGCTCGCATCCACTGGACTGCAAACTTTTTGATCCCGCCAATCCGCAAAGCTACCTCGGATACTTTTTCCCGCTCGAAGACGTGCGTAAGTGCCGCCAGGAATTAGAGCCGAAAGCGAATCTCAAGCTCTACACCACGCCGATCGCCATGGATGATCTCGATGAAGTACGCGCCGCGCTCGGTTACGAACGGCTGAATCTATTCGGCGGTTCGTATGGAACCCGCGCCGCGCTGGTTTATCTCAAGCGCCATCCGAAGAGCGTCCGCACGGTGACTTTGCAGGGCGTGGCGCCGACGAACCAGTTTATGCCGCGCGACTTTGCCCTCGTGAACGAGCGCGCGCTGCAGGGAATCATTGCTGAATGCGGCGGCGATGACGCATGCAATAAAGCGTTTCCGAATTTGCGTGAGGAAACAAAAGCGGTTCTTGAACGACTCTTGAAGGGACCGATAGAAGTTGCAATCGGTCTCCCGAACTCAGCCACTGCGAAAGTTTCACTCTCACGCGATTTGGCGGCCGAAGCCATTCGCTACATGCTCTACCAGCCGCGGGCGGCGAGTCGAGTACCTTTGGTTATTCACCTGGCGGCCCAGGGAAACTTTGCGCCCCTCGCCGAAGCGGCGCTGATGTACCGCCAGCAAATCGTCGCCACCGGCAGCAACGGCCTCTACCTGTCAATTACGTGCGCGGAAGATCTTCCCTGGATCAAACCCGGCGAAGGCGAACGGCTGTCGGCCAACACTTTTCTCGGCGACTATCGCCTGCGTCAACAGCGAGAAGCCTGCGCGCTCTGGCCGCGGGCGACGATTTCGAAAGACTACAGCGAGCCGACTAAAGGCGACGCGCCGGTTTTAATTCTCACCGGCGAATGGGATCCGGTAACGCCGCCGGCACACGGGGACGCGGTCGCAAAACATCTTTCGAATAGCCTGCACCTTGTGGTGCCGCATGGCGCCCATGGTCTCGGCGGTTTGCAGGGCAGCGACTGCATCGTGGGTGTCATGGCTGCGTTTGTTGAGCGAGGTACGACGAAAAATTTAGACACGTCGTGCGTGAAGAACGTAAAAAGAAATGGGTTCGCCCTTACCCTTCCGCCGCGTCGTTGA
- a CDS encoding M14 family metallopeptidase, with protein MSRAKFAFCISLFLFALNANSAQSQSSVLSTQSSADLPKTRAELTNYEETTRYEEVLSFITELQKRSPLLRLESFGTSEEGRKLPLMIFSDTPISNPRDARASGKPIVFIMGNIHAGEVEGKEAALHLSRRILFGDLKPLLSKVIILIAPIYNADGNEKINVNNRTAQYGPVAGVGVRENSKGYDLNRDFMKLDSPEAQSLINLCNRWDPHLTVDLHTTNGSYHGYHLTYSQPLNPNTSPAVLSYHRDRMLPAITRAMLQRHKFRTYYYGNFPRFENLPKPGEKTRWEAFTHQPRIGQNYHGLRNRLTILSEAYSYLTFKRRVEVTEAFVEEIFRYAAANAPEIYHLTKRADEETVRQFMSNAPVQHGVAFEMRPLPKPVDILIGEVVKVKNPRNGKDMTAMVEDKFKPMRMDDYGMFAATKTVPAPHAYLFKPEKDLQGVIEKLRQHGIAVEELTAPLTAEVDVFTIATATRSQRAFQKHNEMKITGAYKKEQMTFPAGTILVRTAQPLGRLVCYLLEPESDDGLVDWNFFDPYLETGKTFPVYKLMQNVNAASRLMEGK; from the coding sequence ATGTCACGTGCCAAATTCGCGTTCTGTATCTCGCTATTTCTCTTCGCCTTGAATGCCAACTCCGCGCAGTCTCAGTCCTCAGTACTCAGTACTCAGTCCTCAGCAGACCTGCCAAAAACACGCGCCGAGCTCACTAACTATGAGGAGACAACCCGGTATGAAGAAGTCCTGAGCTTCATCACGGAACTGCAGAAACGCAGTCCGCTCCTGCGCCTCGAGTCCTTCGGTACTTCGGAAGAAGGTCGGAAGTTGCCGCTCATGATTTTCTCGGATACGCCGATCTCAAATCCGCGTGATGCCCGCGCCAGCGGTAAGCCAATTGTCTTTATCATGGGCAACATTCACGCGGGCGAAGTCGAAGGCAAAGAGGCGGCGTTGCATCTTTCCCGGCGCATTCTGTTTGGCGACCTTAAGCCCCTGCTCAGCAAGGTGATCATTCTGATCGCCCCCATTTACAACGCGGACGGCAACGAGAAAATCAACGTCAATAACCGCACCGCGCAGTATGGACCGGTGGCCGGTGTCGGCGTGCGCGAAAACTCTAAAGGCTATGACCTGAACCGTGATTTCATGAAGCTCGATTCACCCGAAGCGCAATCGCTCATCAATTTATGCAACCGTTGGGACCCGCACCTCACGGTTGATTTACACACGACCAACGGGTCGTATCACGGCTACCACCTAACGTACTCGCAGCCGCTGAATCCAAATACCAGCCCGGCCGTTTTAAGTTATCACCGCGACCGGATGCTGCCGGCGATTACGCGCGCGATGCTGCAACGTCACAAGTTTCGCACTTACTACTACGGCAACTTTCCCCGCTTTGAAAATCTGCCAAAACCGGGCGAGAAGACGAGGTGGGAAGCCTTTACGCACCAGCCGCGCATCGGCCAGAACTACCACGGCCTGCGCAACCGCCTGACAATTCTTTCTGAAGCGTACAGCTATCTGACTTTCAAACGTCGCGTGGAAGTGACCGAAGCCTTTGTCGAAGAGATCTTTCGGTACGCTGCCGCCAACGCTCCGGAAATTTACCACCTGACCAAACGCGCGGACGAAGAGACCGTGCGCCAGTTCATGAGTAACGCACCGGTCCAACACGGCGTCGCGTTTGAAATGCGTCCCCTCCCAAAGCCTGTAGACATTCTGATCGGCGAAGTGGTGAAGGTGAAAAATCCGCGCAACGGCAAGGACATGACCGCGATGGTCGAGGATAAATTTAAGCCGATGAGGATGGATGATTATGGCATGTTCGCTGCGACTAAGACCGTACCCGCTCCTCATGCTTACCTCTTCAAACCCGAAAAAGATTTGCAAGGTGTGATTGAAAAACTTCGACAGCACGGAATTGCCGTTGAGGAGCTGACCGCGCCGCTGACGGCGGAAGTAGATGTATTCACGATCGCAACTGCCACGCGCTCCCAACGGGCTTTTCAGAAACATAATGAAATGAAAATCACCGGCGCGTACAAGAAAGAGCAGATGACCTTTCCCGCCGGCACCATCCTCGTGCGGACCGCGCAACCTCTGGGCCGGCTGGTTTGTTATTTGCTTGAACCCGAAAGCGACGACGGTTTAGTTGATTGGAACTTCTTCGATCCTTACCTGGAAACGGGAAAGACCTTCCCCGTCTATAAACTCATGCAGAATGTGAATGCGGCTAGCAGATTGATGGAAGGGAAGTAA
- a CDS encoding M1 family aminopeptidase, giving the protein MSVKVLAADKTLEVTGTMSVAAAAAQRDFVEFSLSELMREVRVEVLSPRASSGLARVENARTEGGFFTTDGTPNRDAVYRVHPSKPFPAREPIELRFRYSGGGTARFIFHVGPEVTFASAYGTTWYPQLNEASQGIGSMEISVPAGEQAIASGDRTSTLSEEERGIFRFQIRHPTFLSFAAGKFTVVRRDGPVRVSVYLLRARPGMTEYLAGVQRILKTLAEEFGPYRFKEFALVEIPRELAKKSGFNAATPQGFAYINSNAFNVSAARFNVLLEWYGHEYSHEWWPHVVSLKRPGGRFIEEMLAEYGGLRAVETIAGPAAAERFRRIGYEHDPIYSALEYFKLVGKGIDAPIGDLPADEKFRNIAYNKGFLVWDMLSREIGRRKFQSVLGGITRRYAFRRLTLKEFWREIEAGAGRDLGWFYDQWFERTGAPEFQLNWTQAGSRVSGAITQAAPYYRTTLQIEIEGDNGRRLLRNVRVGGARTTFVVPVGFRARSVTLDPHYHVLRWTPEYRAAAGMR; this is encoded by the coding sequence ATGTCCGTGAAGGTACTGGCGGCGGATAAAACACTCGAAGTCACAGGTACGATGAGTGTCGCCGCGGCCGCAGCGCAACGTGATTTTGTCGAGTTCTCTTTAAGCGAGCTGATGCGCGAGGTGCGCGTGGAAGTACTCAGCCCCCGAGCCAGTAGTGGTCTGGCCAGGGTCGAGAACGCGCGCACTGAAGGAGGTTTTTTCACGACTGACGGCACGCCGAACCGAGACGCTGTTTACCGCGTCCATCCGAGCAAACCATTTCCGGCCCGTGAACCCATTGAACTGAGATTCCGGTATTCAGGCGGCGGCACCGCGCGTTTCATATTTCACGTTGGCCCTGAAGTAACTTTCGCATCCGCATACGGCACCACGTGGTACCCGCAACTTAATGAAGCCTCACAAGGGATCGGGTCGATGGAAATCTCCGTTCCCGCCGGTGAGCAGGCGATCGCGTCAGGCGACAGGACCAGTACCCTCAGCGAGGAAGAGCGCGGAATCTTTCGGTTTCAAATCAGGCATCCTACGTTTCTTTCGTTTGCGGCCGGAAAGTTCACCGTGGTTCGTCGCGACGGCCCGGTGCGTGTTTCGGTTTATCTCCTCCGCGCCCGGCCCGGCATGACGGAGTATCTGGCAGGCGTACAGAGAATTCTAAAGACTCTTGCCGAAGAGTTTGGGCCTTATCGCTTTAAAGAGTTTGCCCTTGTCGAGATACCCCGAGAGCTGGCCAAAAAGTCCGGTTTCAACGCGGCCACGCCACAGGGTTTCGCTTATATCAACAGTAACGCCTTCAATGTTTCAGCGGCGAGGTTCAACGTTTTGTTGGAATGGTACGGCCACGAATACAGTCATGAATGGTGGCCCCATGTGGTCTCGCTAAAACGACCGGGCGGGCGCTTCATTGAAGAAATGCTGGCCGAGTACGGCGGGCTGCGCGCCGTGGAAACGATTGCGGGTCCGGCCGCGGCTGAACGCTTTCGCCGCATCGGGTATGAACATGATCCGATTTACAGCGCCTTGGAATACTTCAAGTTGGTAGGTAAAGGAATTGACGCGCCGATCGGTGACCTTCCGGCAGACGAGAAGTTTCGGAATATTGCCTACAACAAAGGCTTTCTCGTCTGGGACATGCTCTCCCGCGAAATTGGCCGGCGCAAGTTTCAAAGTGTGCTGGGCGGCATCACCCGGCGTTATGCGTTCCGGCGACTCACGCTCAAGGAATTCTGGCGAGAGATAGAAGCCGGCGCGGGACGGGATCTGGGATGGTTTTATGATCAGTGGTTTGAGCGAACCGGCGCGCCTGAGTTTCAACTCAATTGGACACAAGCAGGCAGTAGAGTTAGCGGCGCAATCACGCAAGCGGCCCCCTACTATCGCACCACTCTTCAGATTGAGATCGAAGGTGACAATGGAAGACGCTTGTTGCGGAACGTGAGAGTTGGCGGCGCACGCACAACTTTTGTGGTGCCGGTAGGGTTCCGGGCCCGCTCAGTCACACTCGACCCGCATTATCACGTGCTGCGCTGGACACCCGAATATCGTGCGGCGGCAGGCATGCGTTAA